The following proteins are co-located in the Apium graveolens cultivar Ventura chromosome 5, ASM990537v1, whole genome shotgun sequence genome:
- the LOC141659154 gene encoding putative protein phosphatase 2C 40, which yields MHRETSPDPDGEIKVSFGYHCNEKKESSCDMPDGYESPSGIKLRRTNSSFSCFSGAALSANATLANTNLCNGLIGAEILPTWDSPTSFRKIPSSSSISKLDLLSSSLQSSLSNLSCSPSTPSEATESDFLSLKSMSAPSRSESFLNAMEVQVAGGAAGEDRVQAVCSEENGWLFCAIYDGFNGRDAADFLAGTLYDTIGIYLNLLELEFESNQASDFHLEDEIISKRGKPTVSNLPRQKVLDCLQRALSQAENDFLYMVEQEMEERPDIVSVGSCVLVVLLYGKDLYILNLGDSRVVMATHSEVGINKNKVLQAIQLTDSHTVDNDVEKTQLLNSHPDDPMTIVGGKVKGKLKVTRAFGVGYLKKQILNDALMGILRVRNLKSPPYVSTQPSLCIHEISNADRFIILGSDGLFDFFTNDEIVKLVHSYILCYPYGDPAKFLLEQLVLRAADCAGFSTEELMSIPAGRRRKYHDDVTVIVIMLGTNKRTSKASTCL from the exons ATGCATCGAGAAACGAGTCCTGATCCAGATGGAGAAATCAAAGTAAGTTTTGGATATCATTGCAATGAAAAGAAAGAAAGTTCTTGTGATATGCCCGATGGATATGAAAGCCCTTCTGGAATTAAACTTCGAAGGACCAATAGCTCTTTCTCTTGCTTCTCTGGTGCCGCCTTGAGTGCCAATGCTACTTTGGCCAACACAAATCTCTGCAATGGATTAATTGGTGCAGAGATTCTTCCAACGTGGGACTCACCCACTTCATTCAGAAAGATTCCTTCTTCTTCGTCAATATCTAAGTTGGACCTATTATCTAGTTCTCTTCAAAGCAGCTTATCAAACTTAAGTTGTAGTCCATCGACTCCAAGTGAAGCGACTGAATCTGATTTTTTGTCACTAAAGTCTATGAGTGCTCCTTCACGAAGTGAAAGTTTTCTCAATGCCATGGAAGTGCAAGTAGCAGGTGGGGCTGCAGGTGAAGATCGAGTCCAAGCTGTTTGTTCCGAAGAAAATGGGTGGCTCTTTTGTGCTATATATGATGGGTTCAATGGTAGAGATGCCGCTGATTTTTTGGCTGGTACATTGTATGATACAATTGGGATCTACTTGAATTTGTTAGAATTGGAATTTGAATCCAATCAGGCATCTGATTTCCATCTCGAGGATGAAATTATTTCCAAAAGAGGTAAACCTACTGTGTCCAACCTTCCTAGACAAAAAGTGCTTGATTGCCTTCAACGTGCTCTATCTCAGGCAGAAAACGATTTCCTTTACATGGTTGAGCAAGAAATGGAGGAACGCCCTGATATAGTATCTGTTGGATCTTGTGTTTTGGTTGTGCTGCTTTATGGAAAAGATCTATATATACTCAATTTGGGCGACAGTCGAGTTGTTATGGCAACACATAGTGAAGTTGGAATTAATAAAAATAAGGTTCTACAAGCTATACAGCTTACTGATAGTCATACGGTCGACAATGATGTTGAAAAAACCCAACTTCTAAATAGTCATCCTGATGACCCCATGACGATTGTGGGTGGCAAAGTGAAAGGAAAGTTAAAGGTCACTCGGGCATTTGGAGTCGGTTACTTGAAAAAG CAAATACTGAATGACGCATTAATGGGTATTCTTCGGGTTCGTAACCTTAAAAGTCCTCCATATGTCTCTACCCAACCATCTTTGTGTATACACGAAATCTCGAATGCTGATCGTTTCATTATACTTGGAAGCGATGGTTTATTTGACTTCTTTACAAATGATGAAATTGTAAAGCTTGTCCATTCGTACATCTTGTGTTATCCTTATGGAGATCCAGCCAAGTTCTTGTTAGAACAGCTTGTACTGAGAGCAGCAGATTGTGCAG GTTTCAGTACGGAAGAATTGATGAGTATTCCTGCTGGTAGGAGAAGAAAGTATCATGACGATGTTACGGTGATTGTGATCATGCTAGGGACAAATAAGCGAACATCCAAGGCATCAACTTGCCTCTAA
- the LOC141659156 gene encoding heavy metal-associated isoprenylated plant protein 35-like, giving the protein MASLPPEEPPQPLTYQTWVLKVSIHCVGCKRKVKKILRNIDGVYTITIDSQQQKVTVTGNIDAETLIKKLVKTGKHAEMWPENPAAKEKKPEKPKNEGEKDENSSDEDEDNPNERPQEEVKVINNVKEGGPTVMFFPGMPEHHPSGNKPPVVEQKPGENSGGAAGGAKKKKKKKKKGHNGNNANQGPNANGGVQNTGTGNVVVGPPQVHDQVNNNPPIPYPYQYPTSVPQPVYVMSYNTSQPRVNAGPSYYVQSTPHMYSTYGEPEMINMRYTPSDSSFEIFSDENPHGCYIM; this is encoded by the exons ATGGCTTCACTTCCTCCAGAAGAACCTCCTCAACCTCTAACATATCAG ACATGGGTTTTGAAAGTCTCCATCCACTGCGTTGGCTGCAAGCGAAAAGTCAAGAAAATCCTTCGAAACATTGATG GTGTTTATACTATAACAATAGACTCACAGCAACAAAAAGTCACGGTCACAGGAAACATAGACGCAGAAACCCTGATCAAGAAGCTAGTTAAAACAGGTAAACATGCCGAGATGTGGCCTGAAAATCCTGCCGCAAAGGAGAAAAAACCCGAAAAGCCGAAGAATGAGGGTGAAAAGGATGAAAATAgtagtgatgaagatgaagacaATCCAAATGAACGTCCCCAAGAAGAAGTAAAGGTGATCAACAACGTCAAAGAAGGTGGCCCCACCGTCATGTTCTTCCCTGGCATGCCGGAACATCATCCTTCCGGGAACAAACCACCAGTTGTTGAGCAAAAACCAGGTGAAAATAGTGGTGGTGCAGCTGGTGGAGctaagaaaaagaagaaaaagaagaagaaagggCATAATGGTAATAATGCGAATCAGGGTCCAAATGCTAATGGTGGAGTGCAAAACACTGGAACAGGGAACGTTGTTGTGGGTCCACCTCAAGTGCATGATCAAGTGAATAATAACCCTCCAATTCCGTATCCGTATCAGTATCCAACAAGTGTGCCTCAACCGGTGTACGTGATGAGTTACAATACTTCGCAGCCTAGGGTAAATGCAGGTCCAAGCTACTATGTTCAATCAACACCGCACATGTATTCGACTTATGGGGAGCCTGAGATGATCAACATGCGATATACACCGTCTGATTCGTCTTTTGAGATATTCAGTGATGAGAACCCTCATGGCTGCTATATTATGTAG